ATTGCGGCGCCGTCGACGGGAGAGCGCCCTCCGACAGCGCCAGATACCGGCGGAGGTCGATGATGGTGTCGACGATGTCGATGAAGGCCGGGCACTCCTGCACGCAGGCCATGCAGGTCGTGCACGCCCACAGCTCCTCGGCCTTGATGAGTTGGCCGTGGATCGGTCCGGGCAGCTCGCCGTGCAGGTGCCGCTTGAGCTTCACGATGATCTGCTTGGGGGATAGCGCCGTGCCCGCCATGTAGGCGGGGCAGACCGCCTGACAGCGCCCGCACTCCACGCACGCGTCGAAGTCTAGCCGTCGCTTCCACGAGAACTCCTCGAGCTTCGAGATGCCGAACGACTCGGCCTCCTCGATGTTCTCGATCTTGGGGATCTCGCCGCGGGGGCCGAGCTTCGAGAAGAAGATGTTCAGCGGCGTGGTCAGGAGGTGGACGAAGTAGGAGTAGGGGATGACGGCGACGAAGGCCAGGGAGATCGCCGCGTGGAACAGCCAGGTCCCCAGATGGAGCGCACGCAACGCGCCCTCCGACATCCCGGCCGCCAGCATCGTCCGCCCCAGCGCCCAGCCCACCGGCGACCACGGCGCCCACGCCGGCTCGACGACGGCCAGGCGGCAGGCCTCCATGATGAAGCCCGTGAGGTTGATCACGAAGAGCAGGGCCAGCACGCCGGCGAAGCGCGCCGTGGGATCGAGGCGATCCGGGCGCGCGACGAAGCGCCGCCCCACCGCCATGCCGAGCCCGATGACGAAGAAGAGCCCGAAGAGGTCGAGCACCGTCTCGTAGAAGAGGTAGAACGGCCCCTGGAGCAGCTTCACGTCGAAGAGCGGCAGCGTGATGTCCCAGTCGATGGTGGCCAGCACGGTGCCCATGAAAAGGGCGAGGAAGCCCCAGAATATGATCGCGTGCATGACCCCCGGATAGGCCTGGGAGAGTGTGCGGGCCTGGCCGAGCGCGTGCACCAGCACGAGCTTGACGCGTTCGGGAACCCGGTCGAATCGGTCCTGGGGGCGGCCGGCGCGCCACAGCCGGACGCGCTGCCACATACCGTAGACGAAGACGGCGACGGCCGCGAGGGCGCCGGCGTAGAGCGCGATCTGAGCCCAGGCCGGAACATTCCAGAAGGTGTCGCGGAACGGAATCTGTCCGGTCATGAGTGTCCCAACGATAGCACGGCGAGAACGACCTCCGCGGCGGCGTACGGGTCGAGCTGCCCGTCGGCGACCCGATCGAACGTCTGGGCCAGGTCGCCCGAGCGCAGCATCCGCTCCACGCTGTCCCTGAACTCCTCCACCAGGAGACTCTTGAACTCGTCGCGCCGCCGGGCCCGGCGCCGTTCGGCCAGCGCGCCCGCTCCCTCCAGAGCTGCGCGGTGGCCGACGACCGTGTCGAGCAGCTCGGCCATCCCGCCGTTGTTCTGGGCCTCCGTCGCCAGCACGGGGATCTCCCAGTCGACGTCGCGCGGCGCGGTGGGGCTGGTGGAGGCCAGGTGGGCGGCGAACTTCAGCTCCGCCATCAGGGCGGGGGCGCCGGTGCGGTCGGCCTTGTTGACGACGAAGACGTCGGCCGCCTCCATGAGGCCCGCCTTCATCGTCTGGATGGCGTCGCCCGACTCCGGCACCAGGATGACCACCGTCGTGTCGGCGAGCTTCATGATGTCGAGCTCGGTCTGGCCCACGCCCACGGTCTCGATGAGGATCCACGGAAACCCGAACGCGGCCAGGAGCTTGATGACGTCGCCGGTGGCGCGGGCCAGCCCGCCGAAGGCGCCGCGCGTCGCCATGCTCCGGATGAAGACGCCGGGGTCGAGCGCGTGGGCCTGCATGCGGATGCGATCGCCCAGCACCGCGCCCCCCGTGAACGGACTCGACGGATCCACGGCGACGACGCCGACGGTCTGCTCGCGCGCGCGGAGCAGCGCGGTCAGCCGGTCCACGACTGTCGATTTACCGGCGCCGGGTGGCCCCGTCACGCCCACGACGTAGGCGCCCTGCGCCCGCGGATGGATCGCGCGCATGATGGCGGGCACCGCCTCCCTGCGGTTCTCGACGTGGGTGATGAGACGCGCCAGCGCCAGCCGGTCGCCGGCCAGCATGCGCTCGACGAGCGCGTCGATTTTCTGCGGGCGGGTCTTCGGATCAGGCATCGGCCGACGGGTCCCCGGAATTGTAGCACTCTGCTAGTATGGCCGGCTGATGCGGGGCCTCCCCATGCTCGTCGCGCTCGCCGCCGCCGAACAGCCCCTCACGCTGCAGCGGGTATGGCTCGACCGCCTGGCGATCATCATTCCGGCGACCATGGCGACGCGGTGGCTGCTCCTCGCCGACCTCGCCTGCCTGATCGCGCTGGGGCTGGGGATGCGCCGGCCGCTGCTCGGCGTGGTCCTCACCCTTGGCGGAGGATTCCTTGTCCTCAACGGCCTCGGCATGGCGCTCACGGATTTCTACCTGGGACTCGCCCTCTTTCACTTCGTCGTCGGCGTCACCGTGGTCCTGTTCGCGCGCCGCGCGCGCTGGCTGGGCGCGGCGGCGCTGGGACTGGCGCTCGTCCTCGGCGCCCTCACCTGATGACGGCCTTACATCTCCTTGTGGCACTCCAGGCAGATGGGGACGACGAGCGTCCTGGAGATAAACCGGTTGGTGGCGTCGCTGTCCGTCGTGTGCGTCGTGTGACAGCGCACGCAAGCCACCCTCACCGTGTCGTGCTCGCGGATGGCATGGTAGGAGGTGCCTCCCCGGCCTTCGGTCGCCTCCTCGGCCTCGAACTCCGCACCGGGGTCGACGGCCCGCGCCGGGCTCCCCGCCGCCTCGCCGTCGGCGCGCGACACGCGCAGAATCGGCGTGTGGCACTGGCGGCAGTCGGCGTCGCGCAGCGGCAGCCGCATGTGCGTCGGCTCCTGATAGGCGCCGGCCAGGAACTTCAGCGTGTCGAACCCCGCCACGGCCCAGACCGTCAAGCGCATCCCGGAATCGGCGCCGCCGTGACAGGCGATGCACCCGACCGCCGCGTCCTGGCGGTGATGCTGCCCGGCCAGATCGCCAGGCATGGCCGCGGTCAGACCCCCGAACTTCTCATCGTGCAGGTGGCAGGAGACGCAGAAGCGGTTGTCGCGCTCCTTGGCGGCGAGCGCCACCAGGAAGAGCGAACCGAGAAGCAGGGCTCCCGCCCCGCCCGCCGCCCAGAGTGCGAGAGACCGTCCGAACGACCGGGCGATGGCGGGAGTCCTCCTCTCGCGGGTGCTAGCGAACGGTCACCATCACCGGCTTGGCGAACATAATGTGCCCCGACGGACCACCGCCACCACCTCGCGGCAGCACCGCGCCGGTCGGCGTCGTCACGGTGCCCACGGACGAGGCCTTCTCGGAGCCGTAGTGGAAGGCGGCGGTGATCGAGTACGTACCGGGCTCCTGCGGGGCCTTCACGGCCCACACGACCTTGCCCTCGGCCGGCTTCCGGGCGGCCAGATCAGTCTTCTGATCGAAGATGACGACGCTATTGAGGTTCTTCTTGAGTCCGGCCGCACGGCTATCCACCCACTTGGTCTGCTCCTGGCCATCGCCGCCCCACGCCTTTGGAGGACCGACGATCAGCCAACCGTCGCCCTGGACCGGTCGCGCCTGGAAGCGGAGGTCGGTGTCGACCAGGAACACCCCGACGGCCCCGTGGCCCCCCTTGACCGTCACCGTGATCTGGGTCTCCTGACCCGGTCGGAGGCTGGTCGGGGCGCTGAGGTTCACCGAGGCGAGCTCGTCCATCAGCTTGACGTCGGCCAGCAGCTTCTGGCGGTCGGCGGGCTGCATCTGCTGATAGGGGCCCGCGCCATCCTCGATGGCCTTGTAGTGCTTGTTCTCCTTGACCTGGCTGTTGGCGAACGCCTCCGGCTCGTTCCGTAACTGGTCCTTGGAGACGGACGAGTGGCAGGCGGCACACGTCGGGGCGAGATCGGTAACGTTGCGCAGCGGCCCGCCATTATAGGCGGCAGCCGGCGGCACGCCGAAGGGAAGCAGCATTGCTGCGAGGCCGAGAACGCTGGCAAATCGTTTCATCAGGTTTCCCCCGTGACAGCGAAGTGCACTGCAGTCCAACCCGACACTGATAAACCGATCACCGGTAATGCCGGTTCCCCCGCGACGCCGCGCTCCGGCTGTCCCCCCCCAGGCTCGCCTCCATGACCAGCGCGTCCTCGCCCGTGTCGTAATAGTAGCCGCGGCGCCGCCCGACGACCCGGAAGCCGAACGACTCGTACAGCGCGCGCGCTTCGGCGTTGCTGGGCCGGACCTCCAGGACGACCAGCCGCAGCGCCCGTCCGCGGGCCTCGTCGAGCACCTGACCCAGCAGCGCCCGCCCGATCCCCCGTCGGCGCGCGGACGGGTGCACCGCGATGTTCGTGATGTGCAACTCGTCCGCGACCTCCCACAGGCAGACGTAGCCGACGAGCCGGCCGTCCTCGCGGATGACGTTGCAGCGCGCCACCCGGTTCTGCTCCATCTCATAGAGGAAGGCGCCCCGTGACCAGGGCATCGAGAACGAGGCGCGCTCGATGGCGAGCACCTCGTCGAGATCGGCCGGGCTCATCCGCTCAGTGGACAGTGACGCCACGGCGCTTCAGCTCCGCTTCGGACGGCCGCAGATAGATCGGAACGAGGTCGGCGACGGCGACGGTATCGCCGGCCAGGAGCCGGGCGAGCCCCAGGACGCCCACCGAGGCCGGCGACGGGACGCGTCGGTGCGGCGGGGCCGGGCGCGCATGCGGGGTGCGAATGGTGGCCGCCGCGTCGCCGAGGAGGATGACGGGCTCCGTCATCCGGGCGGCCAGGGCCCCGGGAGCGAGCGCGAGGTAGTCTGACTCCCGCTGCATCGCGGCCCCGTCCCATCGGTAGAACGCGCAGTAGACCTCCCCCTTACGGGCGTCGAGCACGGGGCACACCGGCAGCGACGCGAAGGGAAGCGATGCCGCCATCGCGTCGAGCGTAGGCACCGCCGCGACCGGGATGCCGAGGGCCAGCGCCAGCCCCTTCACCGCGCTCAGCCCGATCCGCAGTCCGGTGAACGAGCCGGGTCCGACAGCGACGGCCAAGCCCTGCAGGTCGGCCGGCGTCCAGGCGGCGTCGGTCAGCAACCGGTCGATGGCCGGCAGCAGCCGCTCGGAGTGCGTGGCGCTCACGTCGAGCGAGTACTCGCCGCGGAGCCGCTCGCCGTCCAGCAGGGCCACGCCGCCCGCCAGCGTCGAAGTTTCGACCGCTAGAACGCGCACGGGCGCCAGTCTAGCACGCGGCGCCAGAGCCAAAGCCGGCGGTGCGATATAATACGCCCGGGAGGAAGCGGATGAGTGCCGCGCCGAAGAACGATCCCGCCGCCGTCGAGGTGGAGGTCCGTGAAAAGATCCACCTCGAGATCCTCAAGCGGACGGGTGCCTACCACGCCAACGACCACGTGCTGCTGCCCTCGGGGCAGCACACCAGCGAGTACATCGAGAAGACGCTGGTGACGACGGAGCCATCTTTCACCGAAGGGCTCGGCGCCGTCATCGCCAAGCACTTCGCCCAGTGGCCCGTCGATGCCGTGCTCTCCACTGGTCCGGGCGCCCTCATCCTCTCCCACTGCGTGGCGCGGGCGCACCCTTCACGCCCGATTGTCGTTTATGGCACGAAGGGACTGTCCGGTGGCAAGCGGCGGGTCACGCTGCCCGTCGAGTTCCAGCGCCTGATCCGGGAGGGCGCGCGCGTCCTGCTGATCGAAGACCTCGTCAGTACCGGCACCACGCTCGACCTCCTGATCAACCTTGTCGAGCAGTTGGGCGCCGAGGTGGTGGGGATCGGGTGCCTTTGGCGCCGCACGTCTGTGCAACTGAACGGCAAGCCAGTCTTCAGTCTGGTGAGCAGGGACTTTCCGACCTACGATCCGTCAGATTGTCCTCTATGTAAAAGGGGAATACCACTGAACGAAGAGTTCGTCCGGAGGCGGCACCTGCGGCGTCCCTCGACCGTACAGGAGCCTAAGACCCCGTAGTTCCGGCCTTTCAAGCTGTCCGGCCAAGCCCCGCCTCGTCTGTCACCAGGTCTTGGCACCCCTCTTGCGTAGTCACCGTGAGGCGAAACTTCTGGCATCGCCCGAGAGGTGCCTAATGTATAGGCAGGCAATCCCGCTCCTCGGTCTCGTTCTCTCGCTCGCGGTCACGAGCCTCGCGGACGCCGAGCCGGTGACGGTCCTGTTTCCGGAGGGCGTGACGCGGGCCTTCCCCATCCTACGCTCCATGGACAACGAAAAGCTCGCCCAGGGTGACCTCAGCCAGGTCGTGCGGGGTGACAAGGTTTACAGCCGCCTGGTGTTCCGCTTCAAGGACGGTTCGATCTACGACGAGAGCGTCGTCTTCACCCAGCGCGAAGTATTCACCCTCCTGAGCTACCGCATTGTGCAGAAGGGCCCCTCTTTCCCGGAGACGCTGGAGGCGGCCATCGACCGGGACACCGGACGCTACCAGGTCCGCTACCGCGCGGACGAGGACAGCCCCGAAGAGGTCCTCACCGGAAAGTTCGCGCTCCCCGACGACGCCTACAACGGGATGCTCTTCCTGATCGTGAAGAACCTGCCCGCGCGGGCCGGGGAGACGGTTTCGATAGTGGCGTTCACGCCGAAGCCGCGGGCCGTGAAGATGCAGCTCCTGCCGGTGGCCGAAGATCGCATGCTGGTCAGCGACTCGCCGATGCAGGCCACCCGCTATCACATCCGGCCGCAGCTCGGCCTGTTCGCCTCGCTCCTGGTGGCCGACATCCCCGATCTCCGCATGTGGATTCTTCCCGGGGAGGCTCCGGCGTTCCTGCGCGCGGAGGGTCCGCTCTACTTCATGGGGCCGGTCTGGAGGATCGACCCCTACTAGATTCCTCGGAGGGGGGCTTCGCCCCCCTTCCGAAACCTCCCCCCAGGATCCATTGCGCGGGCTAAGCCCGCGCTCGAGCCGGCCGCCCCCAGAAACTTCAGGCGGCTTCCCACAGCCCTTCGGCGACGCCGGCGCTCTTGTAGGCGGCTCGGATGCGATCGAGGTTCTGCGTGAAGAGGAGCCCGATCTTCGCGAACGGCTCGAAGACAGGACCCTGGCCCTCGATCAGCGGGAAGCTGACATTGGGGAGCTTGCCCCACTGGGCGCGCAGCGCGATGTTCACGGTCGCCAGGCGCGCGTAGAACTCCTCGCGCTCCTTCGCCGCGCGCTTGACGATCGGCGTGATCAGGCAGTCGATGGTCTGGCGCGCCCGCGCCGCCGCGCCCTCGACGGCCGCCTCCGCCAGCGGCACCACCGTCACGCCCAGCTCGCCCAGGAACCGCTGCAGGAGCCGACCGACCGATTCCTGGAGCAGCACCTCGGGCAGCCCGACCGTCTTCAGCTCGCGGTGGCCGATCTGCGCAGCCTCCGCGTACAGCTGGTCGCGCAGCCACTGCACGTAGGCGCGGTTCTCCTCGTCCTTCCACCACTGCTTGATCATCTTCTTGCCCCAGTAACGGATGGCCACGTAGTAGAGGTCCCGCTTCCAGAGCTTCTTGGCGATCCCCCGCCAGGAGTAGAACTTGGCCATCGCATCGATCGCCCCCGTCTGGAGCTCGTAGGGCGACATCCGCCGCGGCTGGTGGACCGTGTGGTGGCCGTCGTAAAAGGACCAGTTCCGGTTGATGACGTACTTGTCGCCCTTGGCGTAGAGGGTGTCCCAGTCGGGCGAGCCCGGGATCGGCGTGAGGATCATGAACTGCACGGAGTCGATGTCGTGCTTCAGCGCGAAGTCGGCGGTCGCGTCGATCGTCTCGAGGTCGTCCTCGTCCGAGCCGACCACGAACATGCCGTGGATCCGGATTTGGTGGGCGTGGAAGCGCTCGATCGACCGCTCGATCTTGGCCAGATCCTGCTTCTTCTGGAAGAGCTTGAGCGTGCGGGGATTGATGGACTCGAACCCCACGTACACATTGAAGCAGTTCGAGTCGCGCATGAGCTCGAGAAGCTCGGGATCGTCCACCGTCTCGGTGCGCACCTGGGCGCCCCACTGGGGCGTGAGCCCGCGCTCGATCATCCCCCGCAAGAGCTCCTTCACGCGCTTCTTGTTGGCGGTGAAGATGTCGTCGGCGAAGAAGGTGTAGAGGTTGCCCTTGTGCAGCGTCAGCTCCTCCAGCACCCGCGCGACCGAGTGGGTGCGGAAGGCGTGACCGTACATCCCCGGCACCGAGCAGAAGGTGCAGGAGAAGGGGCAGCCGCGGGAGGTGGCGATGGAGATGACCCCGCCCGGCTTCCAGCCGGTGATGAGCTGGTAATCGGGGATCGGGTTCACGTCCAGGTTGGGGATCTTCGGGCGCTCGGGGTTGTGCACGGTCCGGCCGTCCGCCTGGTACGAGAGATTCTGGATCTTCTCGAACCCCTCGCCCCGCTGGATGGCGTCCACCAGCTCCTGGAAGGCGGCCTCCCCCTCGCCCCGGACGACGAAGTCTCCGTGGGCGAGCCCTTCGTCGGGCATGAAGCTCGTGTGGGTGCCGCCCAGCACGACGATCCCGCCCGCCTGCCTCACCTGGTCGGCGAGGCGATACGACTGGGGGGCCGTGGAGGTGATGGCGGAGATGCCCACCAGATCGGCCGCGAGCACCTCCGCCATGTCCACGGGTTGGATGTCCTCGATGTAGACGCGGACGTCGTATCCCTTGCTCCGCATGATCGTGCCCAAGAGCACGGAGCCGAGCCGCGGAATACACACCCGGGTGTACACGTGGAGGTGCGTGGACTTCGGCTCGACAAACACGAGCTTCTTGAGCGCTCGCTTCATGAGTGGTTTCTCCCCGGTTGAAGAGGCCAGAGAATTTCGCAGATGCGCCAACGCTATCACCCGCCTCCGCGGCTTGTCAACGTACGCCTGCCCCCTTCTCCCCTAAATATGGTGTTCACGACCCGTCCGGAACCCCCGTATGTTGGATTTGGGGCTTGACAGGATTTCCGGGCCGGCTCTAGCATGCCGGTGACGCGCGTCATGCCGCAAGGGAGGTGAGCCGCGCCCTCGAGGCGACCGGCCCTCTCGGCCTTGCGTTCCGGCAGGGCCGCACCCTCTGATGATACTGAGTGGGGCGACCCCCCTCAGACCCTGAGGATTCTGGCCTGCAGACTCTCCCCCGCAGATTCTCCCCCCGCGAATTCTGCCCGCAATCGACGGTCGAGCTATTTGGTCTTGGCGAGCACGCGCGGCTTGGGCACGGGCGGTTTGACCTTGTCCTCCTTGAGGAGCCCCTTGAGCTGGTTCACCGTGTCGGAGAACTGCGAGACGTCCTGGAACTGGCGGTAGACGGAGGCGAAGCGGACGTAGGCGACCTGATCGAGCTTCTTGAGGTGCTCCATCACCAGCTCGCCCAGCTCGTTGTACTTGATCTCCTTCTCGGCGCGCTCGTGGAGCTGGGCCTCGACCTCGGTCACGATCTCGTCGACCTTCTGCACGGCCACCGATCGCTTCTCGCAGGCCTTGAGGATGGAGTTGCGGAGCTTCTGGCGGTCGAAGGGCTCCCGCCGGCCGTCACGTTTCTCGACGTGCGGCAGGACGTCCTCGATGTACTCGTAGGTCGTGTACCGGCGGTGGCACTTGAGGCACTCGCGCCGCCGCCGGATGAACTCCCCGTCCCGGCCCACCCTCGAGTCGACGACTCGATCCTCCGTGTGGCCACAGAACGGGCACTTCATGGGAGCCCTCCCCTCACTTCACGCGGTCCGGGTAGAGGGGAAACCGACCGGTCAGCTCCTGCACCTCGGCGCGCACCGCCGCCTCCACCGCCGAGGAGCCGAGCTGGCTCAACACGCGGTCGGTGAGCTCGGCGATCCGCTCCATCTCGGGCTCCCGCATGCCCCGCGTCGTCAGCGCCGGCGTCCCCAGCCGGATGCCGCTGGTCACCATGGGGCTGCGGGTATCGAAGGGCACGGTGTTCTTGTTCACGGTGATCCAGGCGCGGTCCAGCGCCTCCTGGGCGTCTTTGCCCGTGATGTCGCGGCTGGTGAGGTCGACCAGGATGAGATGCGTGTCGGTGCCGCCGCTCACCAGGCGATAGCCGCGAGCCAGCAGCGCGGCGGCGAGCGCCTTGGCATTGCGGACGATCTGCTGCTGGTAGGCGCGCCACTCCGGCGTGAGGGCCTCCTTGAACGCCACCGCCTTGGCGGCGATCACGTGCATGAGCGGACCGCCCTGCACTCCCGGCATCACGACTTTGTCCAGCGTCGCCGCGTCCTTGGCCTGGCACAGGATCATGCCGCCCCGAGGGCCGCGCAGGGTCTTGTGGGTGGTGGTGGTGACGAAGTCGGCGAGGCCGACCGGCGACGGATGCAGCCCCGCCGCGACCAACCCGGCCGGATGGGCGATGTCGGCCATCAGGACGGCACCGACTTCGCGCGCGATCTCTGCGAAGGGGCGGAAGTCGATGGCGCGTGGAAAGGCCGAGCCCCCGGCGATGATCAGCTTGGGGTGATGCTGCCGGGCCAGGTCGCGCACCTGGTCGAGGTCGATCCGCTCGGTGTCCTTGCGGACGCCGTAGGGCACGATCTTGTAGAGCTTCCCCGAGTAGTTCACGGGGCTCCCGGCCGTCAGGTGGCCGCCGTGCGAGAGGTTGGGCCCCAGGACCGTGTCGCCGGGTTTGAGGACAGCGAAGTAGACGGCCATGTTGGCCTGGGCGCCCGAGTGAGGCTGGACGTTGGCGTGCTCGGCACCGAACAGCTCCCGGGCGCGGGCGATCGCCAGGTCCTCGGCGATATCGACCACCTCGCAGCCCCCGTAGTACCGGCGCCCCGGATAGCCCTCGGCGTACTTGTTGGTCATGACCGAACCGAGCGCCTCCAGCACCGCCTCGGAGACGAAGTTCTCGGAGGCGATCAGCTCGAGGTTCCGGTTCTGCCGCTGCGCTTCCTCGCGCAGCGTCTTGGCGATGTCGGGGTCGACGTCAGTGAGCCGGGGCATCGGAAACGCCTGCGCGCGGGATCACGCGTTCGAGGGCCGCCCACACGCCGGGAACCTTGTTGGCGGCGATGACCATGCCGAGGGAGTCGGTGCCGACGTCGAGGATCCGGTGGTCTTCCTTGAGAGGGAAACCGGCGTGGTCGGCGCCGAGGGCGATGACCGTCATACCTGGCTCACCATACTGGTAGGGGCCCGACGTGTCAAGCACACCTAGATGTCGGGGTCGGGGCACCCGTCACGGATACGCGTTCCGGTCGGCGAGAACCGTGCAGCGCGGATGGTTTCTGAGGACGGAGGCGGGGATCTCCGGGCTCACCGGACCGTCGACGAGCCGCCGGAGCGCGGCGCGCTTGCCGCGGCCGCTCACCAGGACGACGACCTCGCGCGCTGCGGCGATCGTCGAGAGCCCCAGCGTCACCGCGCGGTCCGCGACGGCGCCCCCGGCCAGCGTCAGGTTGACCTGGTCGGTGAGGATGTACTGCACGGTTTCGGGCAGGAGCGGGACCGGACGGGTCACCGAGTCGAAGGGTGCCCCCGGCTCGTTGGAGGCCAGGTGGGCGTTCGGTCCGAGCCCCAGCATCACGAGGTCCAACCCGCCCACCTCGACGATGACTTTCTCGTAGGCCCGGCACATCTCCTCCAGGTCGGCCGCGTCGATCCGAAAGGGATGGCACCGCGCGCCCGGCACGCCCGCCCACTCCAGGAACTCGTGGCAGACCTGCTGCCAGAAATAGCCGCTGGCGGGCGCCGGGCGACAGAGCTCATCCACCGAGAAGACCCGCAGACGCGAGAAGTCGACGGCCACCGTGGCCTGCAGCTCGCGCAGCAGCGCGTACATCCGGCGGGGTGTGCGCCCCGCCGGCACGGCCATGGCGAGATCGGGCTTGGCCCCGACGCGCTCGCGTACCAGCGCGGCCGCGGCCGCAGCCAGCTCCTCGGCCTCGCGAAAGACGATCAGTCGCATCGTCCTCGGAGCGCGCGCGCCCCCTCGGCGGCGGCCCCCGTCGGGAACTCGAAGGTCTCCAGCGCCGCCCCCTCGACCCCCATCCCGACGAGCCGGGGAATCTCCAGCCGAGCCTCGGCCGCGCGGATCTCATCCGCCGATACGCCCGTCGCCGGGTGCTTCGGCACGAAGAGCGTGCAACAGTCGGCATCGGGCTCGATCGAGATCTCGAACGTGCCGAGCCGCTGGGCCTCGGCGGTGATCTCCAGCTTGTCCATGCCGATGAGCGGGCGCAGCACCGGCAGCCCCGCGACCTCGTCGATGCGCGCGATGTTCGTGAGCGTCTGCGACGCGACCTGCCCCAGGCTCTCCCCCGTGGCCAGCGCCAGCGCGCCCGCTGTCCGGGCCAGCGCCTCGGCGATCCGCACCATCATCCGTCGGTAGACCACCACCCGCACCGGCGGCGGCACGCTCAGCACCACCTCGCGCTGGATCTCCCCGAGCGGCACCAGAAGGAGCTGGGACCGGTACTGCCACTCCGTGAGGCGCTCGACCAGCGCCCGCGCCTTGGCCTGGGAGGTGGCCGGCAGGTACGGCACGCTGTGGAAGTGGACGAACACCACGCGGCAGCCGCGCTTCATCATGCGCCAGGCGGCCACGGGCGAGTCGATGCCGCCCGACAGCAGGGCGGCCACGGTGCCGCTCGCCCCCACCGGGAGCCCGCCGGGTCCGGGGACGCGGTCCGCATAGACAAACGTCTCGGCGGGCAGCACCTCGACGTGGATCTCCAGCTCGGGCTCATTCAGGTCCACCCGCGCGCCCGAGCCCTTGACGCGCTCCAGGACGAACGCGCCCAGCTCACGGTTCAGCTCGACGGAGGTCATGGGGTACGTCTTGAAGGCTCGGCGCGCCGAGATCCTGAACGACCGGAACGGCCGCCCTTCGATCAGGCCGGCGATGGCGGCCTTCATCGGCTCGACCGACGAGGGGACGCGATACGCGAGGGCGACGCTGGCCACGCCGCACACGCGGGCGGCACGGGCGCGGACGACCTCCGGCCGGTCGTGGCCCGCGAGATCGAGCACGATGCGTCCCGTGAGCTGCTCGACGCCGACCCCGCCCAGATCGGAGGTCGCGCGCGCCAGGTTGCGGGAGAGCTGGCGGAGGAAGAGCGGGCGGTTGCCCCGCTTCAGGCTGATCTCGTGGTAGTGGACGACCACGGCGGCGCGCAGCCGGCCCATCGCTGCCTTCAGTACACGCCGCCCGGGAACGTCGAGACCTCCGGGCGGCGACCGGGCACACGGTACATCTTCACGCCGGAGCCGCCCGCGCCGAACGGCGTGCCGAGGATGCCGTCGTGGATGGCCCAGCTGCGGCCCCGGATCGAGCCGTCGAACCCCCGTCGCCGGAACGGCGTCGAGTCGTCGAGGCACGCGTGCAGGGCGCCGCCGGGCTGAAAGCCGGCGTGGATGGCGTCCATGCGGTCGCGGCCGATGAAGTAGTCGCAGCCGTGGCGCTCGTAGAGGAGCGCCGAGTGATAGAAGAGCGGTTCGACGAGATAGAACTCGCGTCCCAGCAGCCGGCAGAACGCGTCCATGCACTCCAGCACGCGGCCGATCATGCGGAGGCCCCGGCGAACCTGGCCGGGCGC
The sequence above is a segment of the Candidatus Methylomirabilota bacterium genome. Coding sequences within it:
- a CDS encoding heterodisulfide reductase-related iron-sulfur binding cluster produces the protein MTGQIPFRDTFWNVPAWAQIALYAGALAAVAVFVYGMWQRVRLWRAGRPQDRFDRVPERVKLVLVHALGQARTLSQAYPGVMHAIIFWGFLALFMGTVLATIDWDITLPLFDVKLLQGPFYLFYETVLDLFGLFFVIGLGMAVGRRFVARPDRLDPTARFAGVLALLFVINLTGFIMEACRLAVVEPAWAPWSPVGWALGRTMLAAGMSEGALRALHLGTWLFHAAISLAFVAVIPYSYFVHLLTTPLNIFFSKLGPRGEIPKIENIEEAESFGISKLEEFSWKRRLDFDACVECGRCQAVCPAYMAGTALSPKQIIVKLKRHLHGELPGPIHGQLIKAEELWACTTCMACVQECPAFIDIVDTIIDLRRYLALSEGALPSTAPQSLQNIQRAGNPWGLPASERLAWAHGLDVPLMEPGKEVEYLYWVGCSASYDKRNQSIARSVVRILKAAGVSFAVMPEERCHGEVARRLGEEYLYQTVQQENVEALGRYRFRKVLTHCPHCFNTIKNEFPQFGGTYEVVHHSVVINELLAAGRIKPKKALDATLAFHDSCYLGRYNGIMEAPRAVARALPGLRVIEMPRNRERGLCCGGGGGHMWMEVKSRKRVNIIRVEEALETEATMVGTACPFCLAMIDLGRKVKGAEERLQVKDVSELVAESLE
- the meaB gene encoding methylmalonyl Co-A mutase-associated GTPase MeaB — protein: MPDPKTRPQKIDALVERMLAGDRLALARLITHVENRREAVPAIMRAIHPRAQGAYVVGVTGPPGAGKSTVVDRLTALLRAREQTVGVVAVDPSSPFTGGAVLGDRIRMQAHALDPGVFIRSMATRGAFGGLARATGDVIKLLAAFGFPWILIETVGVGQTELDIMKLADTTVVILVPESGDAIQTMKAGLMEAADVFVVNKADRTGAPALMAELKFAAHLASTSPTAPRDVDWEIPVLATEAQNNGGMAELLDTVVGHRAALEGAGALAERRRARRRDEFKSLLVEEFRDSVERMLRSGDLAQTFDRVADGQLDPYAAAEVVLAVLSLGHS
- a CDS encoding cytochrome c3 family protein, producing MALAAKERDNRFCVSCHLHDEKFGGLTAAMPGDLAGQHHRQDAAVGCIACHGGADSGMRLTVWAVAGFDTLKFLAGAYQEPTHMRLPLRDADCRQCHTPILRVSRADGEAAGSPARAVDPGAEFEAEEATEGRGGTSYHAIREHDTVRVACVRCHTTHTTDSDATNRFISRTLVVPICLECHKEM
- the rimI gene encoding ribosomal protein S18-alanine N-acetyltransferase, whose protein sequence is MSPADLDEVLAIERASFSMPWSRGAFLYEMEQNRVARCNVIREDGRLVGYVCLWEVADELHITNIAVHPSARRRGIGRALLGQVLDEARGRALRLVVLEVRPSNAEARALYESFGFRVVGRRRGYYYDTGEDALVMEASLGGDSRSAASRGNRHYR
- the tsaB gene encoding tRNA (adenosine(37)-N6)-threonylcarbamoyltransferase complex dimerization subunit type 1 TsaB, whose translation is MRVLAVETSTLAGGVALLDGERLRGEYSLDVSATHSERLLPAIDRLLTDAAWTPADLQGLAVAVGPGSFTGLRIGLSAVKGLALALGIPVAAVPTLDAMAASLPFASLPVCPVLDARKGEVYCAFYRWDGAAMQRESDYLALAPGALAARMTEPVILLGDAAATIRTPHARPAPPHRRVPSPASVGVLGLARLLAGDTVAVADLVPIYLRPSEAELKRRGVTVH
- a CDS encoding phosphoribosyltransferase family protein, whose amino-acid sequence is MSAAPKNDPAAVEVEVREKIHLEILKRTGAYHANDHVLLPSGQHTSEYIEKTLVTTEPSFTEGLGAVIAKHFAQWPVDAVLSTGPGALILSHCVARAHPSRPIVVYGTKGLSGGKRRVTLPVEFQRLIREGARVLLIEDLVSTGTTLDLLINLVEQLGAEVVGIGCLWRRTSVQLNGKPVFSLVSRDFPTYDPSDCPLCKRGIPLNEEFVRRRHLRRPSTVQEPKTP